TGGATCATGGAAGTGAATTCGGAGCGCACAGGATTAATGAGGATGGTTCATGGGAAAGTGAATTTAAAACGAGAATTAGAGAACTTGGGATTAAACCAATACTTGCAAGGGTCAGACATCCTCAAACAAACGGAAAAATAGAGAAATGGTTCGATACATATCAGAGGTTTAGAGGAGAGTTTCAATCGTTCGAGGAATTCGTTCAATTGTATAACCAGAGACCTCATGGAGCTTTGAAACTTGAACAATTAGAATCACCACAAGATGCATTCTGGAACAGACTCCCAATTGAGGCAAAATTCAGAATAGGAACGAGATTGTTTGGGCTGTGAAAATATGGACAAAAGGAAAAAAGTTTCAAAGCGAAATTATTTCAGGATAAAACAATAACATAATTCTTTCAATTAATATTTTTTAGTTATCCTGAGGAATTTTTTAAAATACTGAATGATTTCTTTTCTTACTATTTTTTATATATTCCTCAATACTATTCGTGTATTGCTAACTTCTATCTATTTTAGCAGAACAACAGATGCAATTGAAAAAAGAGAAAACGCAGATTCTGTGTTGCTTCGGGGAATAGATCTGAGTAAGTCTCAGCTACAGCGAAATATCGGTAAGTAAAAGCCAACTAAAAAACATCAAAAAGAAATACAAAAGATTAGCAAAAAGAAGAAACAGACACCCTGTTAAAGAAGGCCGATACGGTTATTTTATAAACTTATTTCATAAAATGAGCTCGTCATAAAGTAAGTTCATTTCTAAAGGAGTAAGTTCATTTCTAAAGGATATACACCAGCCGGGATTCGAACCCGGGTTCGAGCGTTGGCAACGCCCGGTGATGACCGCTACACTACTGATGTGCGAGGCTGGCAGGGCGCCCTGCCGCGTTTCTAACTATATACTTTCTTATTAATTAAGTTGACCCCTGGAGAGTTTTTGCATGAGTTCAGAGAGAAATTAACTTAATTTCAGGTATGCTGGAGTTTTTACCTTTTTTGGACCTGCTTTTTTCGCTTTTACTTCTTTCTTTTATTTTTCTTACTATTCTACTTTCCTTGCCCCTTCTTTTTTCTTTATATATTTTTTTCTGCTTGATTTTCTCTTATTTAATTTATTTTTATACACTTTTCCGGGTATTATGTTTTATAATATTTTGCCGAATTTCTTATTTATGGTCATTTATTTTCTTTTAAACTCAGAAATCAATAATTAAAGAAAAGTCTCTACTTATATGGTCATTAAGACAATGCTCAGATCTTGCCACAAAGGTGTAAACATGCACTGTTAAGGTGGTTAAACAACAAATAGGTGATAGAATGATAAACAACAAAGACACTGATGAAATGACAAAGATTGATAAAGCAGAAGCCACAAAAAATGCAAGTAGAGAAAACCACACAATTCGAAAAAGCAAAAGGGCAACAGTGAATGTAATAAAGAATTTACAAAAAACTGTTAAGATACTTAAAAAGCAAAAAAGTTCAATTGTACTTGTTAATGAATACGAGAATGCGATTGCAGTTCTAAATGATCGAGTTAAACTGACGTCTGGCAATTTTAATGCAGTTATCTCTGATATGCGTGAGACAATACAGTTAGAGCAGGCCTCTGAGAATCCAGATACTAAAAAAGTACGAAATTACCTAGATGCAATTGCAAAATTGGAAAGCGCATGTGTTTGAGGGCTAATGCCCTTACTCTCTATTTTTTTATCATATTATGCCTGGGAGTATGATATATTTTTTTCTCCCTTTTCTAAAAATAGGACAAAAAAGAAATAGATTATTTCTCTGCCTCAAGACATTCATGACAATTGCCAGAAACGTAAAGTTTCCCGCAAATTTCACATTTTGCTATGGATTTCACTTCAGGAAGATTATTAATAGCAACCATCAATTTACTCATTTGCTGGAGAGGTTCTTTCACATATTGGGGAGTGCTTGAAGTGTTGCCAATCTCTTTAATTACCTCGGCTCGCTTGGCTTCTAAGTCTTCCAATTTTGCCAGGAGTTTTTCAAGCTCCTTCTCCTGTGCACCTAGCTTTTCTTTGAACTTTCGAAGCTTCTCTGATCTTTCATCGTAGTCGTGTTCTTCAGTCATCCTTATTTACCTCCGAGGCTTCTGTCAATTCCACCAAGTCCTTTAATAGTTTCTCTTTCAGGTATTCCCTACGTTTAGGACATATATGTTTTGGTGCTGTCCGATCTTCTGCTTTTTTTGCCTTGCCTTTCCTCAATTCCGTCATGAATTATTCTGTGCAGCCCCTGTAAAACATCCCTTACCAGTTCCTTTTCTGTTAGGGTATCAGTCACCTCAAATCTTTATTACACGATGAAAACATAGAATTCGCAGAGCATTTTTTAAAGAGATTACATGTTAGAAACAAGATAGGTAGGATTATATTAAATAATCTCGAAGAAATTAAGAAACTACTATTTAATAGTGCCCTGTCTATGTGGAATGTGAAGAAAAGAACGAATATAAAGTCTACTATGACATCTCAGAGACGCAAGATCTCATTATTGTCCTTTGGCTACGTATATCGAGCCCTGCAAAGGTACGGTTATTAACATTATATCCTCAGAAAGTAAATAGAAGGTTGAATAAAAGTGGAAGAACAGTATGGGATAGACATTATTGACTATGACTATGAGAATGATAGTCTCATCTTTAACAGTAAGAACAGAGAATACGAATCTTCCATTGATCTTTAGGACTTTTAGCAAAAGAAAGCTGATTACAGTTTTTACAGGTCTTTTCAATTGAAGGCCTGGCTTCCTTCTGTGGATATATGTCATTTTTCATTTGAAACTTGATGAAACTAATCAAGAAATCTCCAGAATAAGACCAGTTCCATCAAGATTTTTCGATAACTATTTTTAGATATACCCTTTGAATCAGGAAAATAGACGTATCGTGAAAATAGACATTTTTCATCCCGAATCGATGAGAAGGAAGTCCCTAAATCTTCTATCCCTTATCCCCCTTCTCCCTTTTTCTCTTCCCTTCCCTTTTCTCGACCCCTGCCTCCTTTTCTTTCATTTCCTCCCTTCCGGAAATGTAAACTTATAAAGTTTATCATTCTAAGACATTTTTTTATCTAATATATACTTGAAAATTACTTTTCGGCAAAAGAGAAGCCCTATCTGGTATCATAAATTAATAGAGAACAAAATAAAAACTTTATATTATCAAGCCAGTATAAACCGCATCTTTTGTGAGCTGGCACTAAATCTTATAATTGATTCGTGTAATATACTGATCTCTATAATATATTGGTCTCTGTACTGGTCTTCTCACTTTGATACTGAACTTTTATGAGTGATGGGTTTTGAGCGAAATTGAAAAACTGATAAACCTTGCAAAAAATGCAGCCGATAAAATCAGGAAGCATAACTTTGTGCGCGTAGTCTCTCATAATGATGCTGACGGGCTGACTTCAGCCGGGATTATGGCCCAGGCTCTGCTGAGGGCAGACATACCTTTCCAGCTCTCAATAGCGGCAAAGCTGGATGAGGCTGTGATCGAAGAAGTGAACAGAACCATCTCTCAGGGAGATCTTGTCATTTTTTGCGACATGGGCAGCGGGCAGCCGGAACTTATAGGGAAGGTGAAGGCTGATGTTGTGGTACTTGACCACCATCAGCCAGTAGGACAATCTCCTGCAAAAGCCGTGGTAAATGCTCATATGGTAGGAATCGACGGGGCAACGGATATATCGGCTTCAGGCACCTGCTATCTTGTAGCCAGGAAACTCGGGACAGGAAACATTGACCTTGCAGGGCTGGCAATTGCAGGTGCAGTTGGAGACAGGCAGCTTTTCCGGACTGCAAATGCCTTTATTCTGGAGGAAGCCTTAAAAGCGGGAGTTGTATCCGTCAGAAAGGGATTGAAAATAGGGGATGGAAACCTTGTGAACGTGCTTGCGTATAGCACTGAGCCTTTTCTTGATATAACCGGCTATCCTGAAAAAGCAGCAGAGTTCTTAAATCAGCTTGAGATCTCCGGAAATATTGAAGACCTGTCTGAGAGCGAACTATCAAAACTTGCCAGTGCCATTGCCCTGAAACTTGTCAGACAGGCCAGCCCCGAAGCAATTGAAGCCGTTATAGGAGAGTTTTTCCTGCTGAACAGGGAGCTTGTACATAATGTCTATGATTTCATTTCAATTCTCAATACCTGCGGGAAGCAAAAGGTTTACGGGCTTGCCCTGTCTCTCTGCCTTAAAGACTCCGGTATCCTTGACGAAGCCCTTTCCCTTACTAAAGAGCACGAAAAAAACCTTGCCCTGGATATCCGGGAAAGCGTGGAAAAAATCCGTAAAGGGGAGAATATCTGGTATATAAACACGGTT
The genomic region above belongs to Methanosarcina horonobensis HB-1 = JCM 15518 and contains:
- a CDS encoding DHH family phosphoesterase: MSEIEKLINLAKNAADKIRKHNFVRVVSHNDADGLTSAGIMAQALLRADIPFQLSIAAKLDEAVIEEVNRTISQGDLVIFCDMGSGQPELIGKVKADVVVLDHHQPVGQSPAKAVVNAHMVGIDGATDISASGTCYLVARKLGTGNIDLAGLAIAGAVGDRQLFRTANAFILEEALKAGVVSVRKGLKIGDGNLVNVLAYSTEPFLDITGYPEKAAEFLNQLEISGNIEDLSESELSKLASAIALKLVRQASPEAIEAVIGEFFLLNRELVHNVYDFISILNTCGKQKVYGLALSLCLKDSGILDEALSLTKEHEKNLALDIRESVEKIRKGENIWYINTVEAVSTGSLATTVVRYLHPELPFICVNESEGVLKVSARGTRELVSKGLDLAFALREAAGAVGGNGGGHSVASGASIPMGSTEEFLSIADRIIGEQLRKNTGGKAK